The Tigriopus californicus strain San Diego chromosome 10, Tcal_SD_v2.1, whole genome shotgun sequence region TCGGGATTCCGAGCGCATAAACTTGTACGATGGTAAAAGGATGAGAAGAACAATTTATTGTGATATACATGTTATTATTGTGTGAATGAGGAACAATTACTAGTCGCACAAGAGTTACCCGTTAAACCAACTTGTTGAATTGAAACACTATTCCTGTTTTTTTACATGGAGGTAGGAAGGTCTATGGTCGGGAGCCCCTTAAAATGGATCATTTCTGATTGCAGACCTTGCACCAATAGACGTCGTCGCATTGTTGGCTACACTTTTTCACGGGCATATCCTGGCATTTATTTTGTGTGACAGTACGGCACTCCTCCTTGGGAACGTCAGTACAAACCTAGAGACAAGCAAGGGGTCGAATTAATCTCTCGGCTCGGATGGAAAGGCCAGAGCGATGAGTACTAATGTACACATGACTTGGGGTTTTGTGCCCTTTTTCCCTTATTGTTTGAGTAAGTTTACCTCTTTCGGGACGGTTTcgcaaatattttgttccacCTTCTGGGACACGGGTCTACATTCCCTCTTGGGAACATCTCTGCAGACCTCTTGTGGGACTTGTCGACAGTTTTTTCGTGGAACAGTCTCACACACTTGTTTCGGGACGGAACGATTAATGGTGCGACAGGCTTGCTCGGGTACCTCGGTACATTCTTGGCGGGGAACATCGCGACAGGATTGCTCGGGAACGTCTTGGCACTCTTGTCGAGGAACCTTGATCGGAACCGAGTTGCACACATTCTTCAACACATTCTTGCATTCCTGGGACTGGACTTGTCGCGGAACTTGCTTGGGAACCTATTGAGGGGAACGAAAGgaggcatttcattttgattgcgTCTCTTCCGCAAATCAGAAACTAACTGACCTTTTGAGGGACATTACGACAATCCTTTTTGGGCACCTTGTGGCACTGCCTTTGGGGAACATTGACAGGAACATCTCGGGTCACTTGTCTGCATCGTTGAGAAGGCACGGTCTTGCAAACTTGATTAGGAATCCGCTTGGCCACCTTTCTGCAGTCCACTTTGGGGACGGTCTCGCACACTTCCCGGGGAACTTGATGGGGAACCCGACGAGGAACATCGTTACATTGAGTGCGCTTGACCTTGTTGCACTGAGTGCTGGGTACATTCACGCATTGCTCTTTCTCGACTTGTTGACAAAGGGGAGCGGTGGGGACGCCGTATTCCTCATCAAGAACATTGTAAGATGCGGCCACGCTGTCGGCGTTGAATTGGGCCAACCCCGAGCCACCTCCACTACTGCCTTGACTTCCGCCGTTGTCGCAAACGGTTTCTTTAACCTTCTTACATTGCTGTGTGTTGACGGTGTTACAGACGTCTTCATAGACGTCGTTACATTGCTTCTCATTGACCGTGGAATAGACGGTCTCCAGACGCGTTTGGCATCGCTGCTCCTGGGTGGTTTGGCACTGTGTGTCAAACTTGGTCTCCCAAACAGTGGAGCATTTGTTCTCGTCCACAACGACGCATTCTTGATCCGGGACTTTCTTCGTGGTGGTGATGACGACAGTGTCACAAACATCCTCGAACGACTCTTGACACACCTGGTTGACAACCGTTTCCACGACGGTATCGACCACCGTGTTGGTGACCGTCCGGCATTTCCTCTCGGGCACCTGTTGGCATTGTTGCTTCTGCTGGGTGTCAAATACCGTGGTACAGTGTTTGCGGAACACTTGTTGGCATTGTCGATCGTTGACGACAGTGCACTTCTTCCGATTGACAGTCTGGCATTCCTGATCCTGAACTTGCTCATATTCGGTTCGGCATTGTTCCTCTTGGGTGGTGGTACATTCCTGGTTGTATTTGGTGGCACATTGTTGTTCCACGGTATCTGTGCAGACATTTTCTACCTTGTCCACGGCCTTTTGAACGCAACGTTCTTCTTGAATGGTGTTGCAACGCTTCACATTACGGATGGTGCATTTCTCCTCAGAATGAGGTCGGCAAACCTGTTTGGTGCTATCTACGCAGACCTCGCGACATTCCGGCTCGTTGAAGCAGAGTTTGCCAATGGGCTTGGATTCCTTCACTAGTCTGCAATTCTTGGCATCCTGTCCCAGAAGCTCCTTCTTTTGAGAGCTAACGCTATTAGGATCTTGATCCGTTTTGTCGCTGGTGTGGTTCTCTtcatggtggtgatgatggttgtGTTCGCCATGTgccaaatccgaatccgacTGGAACTCGGGCGCCGCCCAACAGGCTTGAACGAGAAACAGGACTATGAGAACCtgaaaaggaaatggaacaaacaacATGAAAGTACATGGGTCAAATATTGTTCACGGTTGAGACATTGAAAGAGCTTGCCTTGATCCTCATGACTATACTTCAGCTAACAGGATCCAACTGAAGTTCTCTTTGGATGTATCTGGTCAGGTAACCCCCAAGCACTCGATTTCCAAGCCCCAATCAGTGCCTGTCAAGATCAGAGAACTGAAACTGGAAGGGCCAGCCAGAGATTCATTCATGGTTCATGGCAGTGGGAGTGGGGGCTCCAGAGTACCCTAACCAGTGGTAGGGGTAATCTGATTAAGTGAGCTGGTTGTGTCGCAATGTAGTACACCTTTAGCGGTGTGCAGTATCTCTCCCTGCCATCTCCTACTCGGCTTTTAAACTCCCTCCAGGCAAATTTTCCAACCCTCATCCAAGTTGCTCTGGTTCTATAACCCAGGCTTCTACTACGTCTTCCTCGAGTGAGTCAAAGATCCGCTTCTTTTTCTCCGTCTTTTCGGTCTTCTCCagctccatccatccacccaccccTTCCTGCCCTTGTGGGTTGTTTACCTGCCTGCCAAATGAAGTGTTCCTCCCCCGCTTTATCCCATCACGAATCAAGACAACTGGGCTTCGTGTCCATCAGCCTGTCCAACCAGTCGTCCGTCCATCTATACCCCCACCCCCTTCCATCCCTCTTCCATCCCTCACCCCCGCCAATAGGGCAGCTGCAATCAGGGCGACAGAGAACAAAAGAGAGCTTCGAGGTCGGGCTGAGCTCTGGCCAACTCACCTTCATACGTCCGGAGAAAATCTCCTGATTAACAAAGCTTCGACGAGCCACTGGAATGTCCCAGAAGTGctttaaatcaaaatgcatcaaCAAGGTGATGGCTAACGACAATGCATCTCCAGATTATTTCATCGATAAGGGACAAGTCAGGCATTGTTGTATGTACAAACCCAtcgaattcaaattttgttccatataagccaaagaaaaatatgagcCATTAGACCACGGGTAGTGTACGAGAAACTCGTATTTCTACCTCAAGAAACGAACATGATTCTTTCCAACGATTCCTCATGTTCAGAAATCTAACGtggaattttatttttgacgaCCAATCTTAGAGGTCGCATAGTATCCAagatcattattattattattggtaCGTACTGTACCTCGAAAAATAGAGTTGATTCGAGAGATTGAGTTTGTCAAAGTTTTGGGTTTGGATGTCTTACAATTTATGCGCCTTATGTGGAGTGAAATGGTGTGAAAGACTTTATCGAAAAAAAACTCCCTCTGTGTTCAGGTATCGACGTAGGATATTCATCATGGAATAGAGAAGATTTTACATGTGTAAAACTCCAATTGCTGTtgtttttgtcatgttttttgGTCGTGCAATGGCGGATTCTACTTGGCAAGCTTTCGATCTTCGTTGCAATTGCGAGTATTTTTTGCTAAAAAGAGTGATTCTACTTGTCAAACGCTCAAATATCTTAAGGATTGCCTAAAACCAATGCTTTACCTGGCCAACTTTCAATTGCTCTAAGGAATTCCAAGTTTTAGGACTAAAAGGTTGATCTTTTCGGATTTCCTTTCTGATTACTGAGAATGTAACCCCTAGCAGCTTAAGATGACCATTTATAATTGTTGCTTAATTTTATATTCACATTTGTAATATTTCTTACACAAAAGAATTAGAGCTGACAGATCTGGCTTGCTCTTGAATAAAGGGCGGAtctggaattttggtcaaaaacttgtctaagTTTAACTTGAAACCTGCTTGAGGATCAACACCTATTTGttttctacaaatattagaagggagcaaactaaaaaaaaagaagaagaccgAGGAAGCAGAGAGGCCATTTTATACTCAGCAGCCTAAGAGCAAATTAGATCTGGAACATCTACCATATTTCTGGAATCTTGTACAAACACAAACAGCATTAACTGAAATTactactaagcttttgaagcggagaAATGAAGATGAGGAAAATGATTGGACCTTATATGGAGCCTTGTGGGACACCCAACTATCACTATCAGAGGACCATGGAACTCTGGACGCCTTAATATAGAGAGATTCCATTGATTTCGGTGAAACTAAGAAGAAATTTCGCCTTCAAAGCCTACGCCATCGGTCACTTCTAGGCAGAACTATTTCCTCCAAGCATTAGGAAACTCAGAGCCTGACTGAAGTATATAATTCCTCATACTTCGAAGAAAGCTCCACGCAGTAGACATCCAGAGACAACCGCGTCTCATTACCACTGTATGACGGCATGGTCTTAATTTCAACTCAAACGACTGAGTCGAAAGTTATTTCCCATCGAAGCAACAGAGTTGGCGAGTTCCACATGGTAGATTTCAATGTGACCGAGTTTATCTCAGGGGCGAGTGAATTGTTAGAATGAGATTACCTTTTCCGTTGTTGGTGGGAAACAAATGGGAACCCTTAGCCAAAGCATATTACGTCCCCAATTCTTGCATTGTGTTTATCCCTCCGATATTGATCAATTACGAGTGATCTATTGATCAATAAACAATGGATaggaagcaaagaaaaaaaaattcatgaaTATGACTGATCCGCTTGTGAAATGAGGATTAAACACGATATGTTTCTCGATCCAAGATTGTCgaaacaaaaaaggaacaagaacTCCCGAGTGAAAGTGCTGAAATGGTCCCAACCAAAAGATAGACACAGAGTgttgggaaaaatatttttatgcttgacaaaagatcaattttctttcaaatcatcGTGTACCCTTTTTCAAGTAATCCTGTAAGTAATGAGGACTTTATTTGGCAAAATGTCACTTGTTCTTGGgattgtcatttttgtgaccaaaaatgggattttacTTGGCGATCTATCCATTTTCTGCGGAATTCCCAAGTTTCTGGGTCAAAAAAGAAAGCCTTGATTTTAAATCTATGTGGGGCTACCATGTTTTTGTGCCAAGAAGGAAATTTTATTTGGTAAACTGTCAATTCTTCATGgaattttttggtttgggttttcataGGCTTTTCTTagtgtaatccccagtaccattgaaatgaaaggttgtagttcgtctacttattaccttgcaatctttatataatatttggtctaccaacgagttcggGTTATTGGCAGACgtagctagtccttgaatatagggttgatcaggaattatatatataaatttatccaagtctgacttgaaagatgccactggatcaacaatgcctacgtattccctacgaatattagaaggaagcacgttaaacaatgaaggagcccgagaaagaagagatgtggacttcatcgTTCGATCTTCGACATTCGATTGCGTTCAAAGAAAGACGTTTCTTTTTCGCTCCTATCGTAGTTGTTGAAGCAAACTGGGATTTTGTAGTTGTACCCTCGACCTTCCCAAAACTGATAAAAAGGCTGGGAAAAGCTCTTGGGTCAAGGCCTTTTCGGCGCCCGTGGATTTCAACACTCCTAAACAtaagaaatggaaatcaaaaaGGCTGAATCGTTTTCTTACGCCGGTGTCACGAAGCCTGGTCTTGGATTTTACGAGTGAGACGTCGAATGCCAATCGGACAACGACAATCATCGCTGACTTTCTTTTTGATGATCTGAAGCTTGAGAAGCATGAAGTAACGAAAGTGTCCAAGGTTCCAAGTCCTCCCTCAGGGTTGAATTGTTCTAAGAAAACTGTTCGCATATGCACGAAGGAGGAAGCCATCGTTCAAGATCGTTTTGGCACCCTCTTTGAATTCCAACGAACCTACGGTGGGATTGAGTGGAAGTGCCATATTCGAGGCGGAAGAAAGAACTCCAACCTCCGTTTACTGAATGTTCCAGTCGACGATATTGATGAGGAACGCGTGCTCGGTGTCATCAAGGCATTTTCCAAACCGCTAACAGGAATGAAAGACGAAGTCTTTGGTCAATATCACGATCCTCGACTTTCGGGAATCTCCAATGGAAATAAGTTGGTTCTAATTGAAGTAGTTGGAACTGTACCTGAATTCATCGAGATCAACTCACGGAAAATTCGTGTTTTGCACCAAGCCATCCCGGTCGATGTTTAGCATGTCAAAAGACGGGTCTTTTCAAAGCATAGTGCCCGACAAAAGGGGATCTGGTGGAGCTGACCGAGGCACAGCGCGACGCTACAGACGAGAACCTGACTGACAAGCCCGGAAACTTTCCAGCTAGAGATGGAAGATAAAgaaagcaataaaaagaagaGCGCTAGGGCAAAGCCCAGAGAAACTACCGATATTCTCGCAACAGGATCGTCACTTGACGAAAAGAAAAACCGCAGTTCGTGTAAGAAAACGGGGATCATCAGTCGACCGACCATGGTAACTCGTTCTGGACCTCCTAAGATAGGACAAATCCACGATACGCCCCCTAAATCGGTGAATGACATAGACTCAACGGGCCAAGATCTCAATGATCCCCCAAGGGGTGTGAGAGACTGTTTTAAATCTTAACTAATCTAAACGATGTTATCATTGGCGGTCGTTATTCTTATCATTCTATACGTCTTTGTTCTGATCTCAAGGGCACGTGATAGCCAGGGGTTGAACACCAAGGAAGGTCGAGGATCAGGGAAACTCCAAATGCTTGCATTGGATGACTGACTCGAACGTTGATATTGGGTCCATGTATTGTATTCCATCCGTCCTGAATGACCTTGGTTACATGGAAAACCTGGATGAGGGTGAGCAGTGATTACTTTCTGTCAATGTGCGGTCCATTGTCGCCAATTTAAGCAAAATTAATGAAGTTCTACAcaaacaaaagccaaaaattgTAACTTTGCAAGAGGTTTGGCAGGTCGACAAAGTGCAATTAACTTTCGGTGGTTATCACCTTGAACACTTGACTCGTtcaggagaaagaggagggggCGTGGGTGTGCTAATTCACAATTCCAATCCGTATAACCGCCGGAATGATCTGCAAATAATGTCACCTGACTGTGAAGTCCTGAGGGTTGAAACCCTAGACTTTTctatattttcaatatatgTTCCCCCTAACGCAAATattaaaaaagccattttagACCTGGACCAACAATTAAGCCAATGCAAGTCACAGCCCTTGTTTTTGTGTGGTGTCTTTAATatagatttttcaaaacaaaattctagGACGGCCATTTTTAtcgatttcattttgaaattgcaacTCTTCCCGTTGATATCATCACCAACTAGAATAACCCTGACCAAGAGCTCAcaaattgataacatttttaCCAATTACAAAAGCAATATGAAGTGTGGTGTATTGCTTTGTGACATATGTGATCACCTTGCACCTTTTGTTTCCCTtgggaaaagaaatttcatcaaCGAACAAGAACTACCCCATATTCATAGATCAACTGGGcctaaaaacatgaaaaagctAAGAAATGCGTTAAGACATGTTAATTGGAACATTATTCCTGACGATCCTGTCGGATCGTTCTCAAATTTTAATAATTATTTCGGAGGACcacacctagatctttcatagaggAGACCTGCTCGATATGTTTTGCTCCATTATTTgcaagtggagtattcaaaggagttgacccaaatgtcattgagcggaatttcattccgttcagggccatattactctcagttacccaagagtagattcgatctaagtcttttgcaaggctaatggaatcttggccattcctgccagaaactaactttgtatcgtcagcataagaagaaagactggcagtaatactaaacTTTAGAAGCACGGCAAAGAATATTATTAAAATGGAGGGGCCCGtagatggagccctgaggagcacctgacttgacatcatgtgtgtcaCTCAGTGACTCTTCAACCATCACTATTTGTTTCCTATCATacatgaagcttcttatccaatcgagaaccttgccttggatcccaatgccatgaagtcttttcaacaaaaggcaaTGATCAACGTTATCCATTGCGaagttttttggccaaaaagcaatttgtacttggcaaattttccattttccatgggATTGCCACGTTTCAAGTTTCTTGTTCGTGACGAATAGGGAATTTTACGAGGCAATCGGTAAAATCCGtaaaatccgaaaaatccgGGGGAAATTCATTTGGCAAGCTTTTTCTTAGATTGGCAAGTTTTCTTCATATTTAGAATAACGTAATGCGTTGCTTAAAGTCTGAAATGCTAAACCTTGACTCATTCATCCCAaaccatattccagtggttaaTGCACTGTCTAAAAAGGGAGGATTttactttcattatttttggccaaaaaggtggATTTTACTTGACAAATTTCTAATTGAAATTCCTCTTGAACAGCACAAAATGCTCTCTAGTAAAATCGAAATAAAATAGGCATGCACCTCCGTACATTCGttaaaaatatgttatttgacaatttttatGTGCAAGACTCAAACACTTTGTTAGATGCTTTTACCATTGACAAACTTATTTGCATTTAAGAGCCTTGTGTACTACATCATAACTAATCTCATAACCGCACAGACAATGAAGGTGTTACTAAGATATTAAGTAACCATCAAAAGGAGATGAAAATGAGCTAGTTATCAGGAGtcattgacgtaaaattttTAATTATTCAATTTAGCACATTGTTAAAGTAAATTGTTTAGTAAGTCCACTTGAAAGATGGTAAGATTAATTGTTAAGGTAAAGTTGTGGATTTTGGACTATCCTGGGGACAATCGTTAGACCTCTTATCCATTTTTTCATGTAGTTTAACATTTGTTATATTTCGTCACTTGGTGTCCATAATACAATATATTTGGGACAAGATACAATTTCAATCTAAGGAGCTAGTTTCATAAGCAATGCCCGATTTTATTTTTGTCTAAACTGATCCTTTAACTAACAACTGGCAAGACAATCAAGCAGGGTTTCagtcagggtgggcaattttgagaattagcgtgacttttggacaccaagtggacaaaaatgtccaaaagtggacaaaagtgtccaaaagtggacaaaagtgtccaaaagtggacaaaagtgtccaaaagtgtccaaaagtggacaaaagtgtccaaaagtgtccaaaagtggacaaaaatgtccaaaagtggacaaaagtggacaaaagtggacaaaagtgaacaaaagtgggcagaatgtgtccaaaattaagtacaattgtgcaaaaggggattgacaagcaaacacttttaaaccctaaatcatgttacttctttaccaaatctagatgtgaaccagcaaatagaatcagtaatcaataaaatctaagctttNNNNNNNNNNNNNNNNNNNNNNNNNNNNNNNNNNNNNNNNNNNNNNNNNNNACGGCATCAGTTTTCATCTGCCAGAGCTCCAAGAATGAAGTTCCTCCTCTCAATTGTGCTTGTGGTCTTGGCTCTAAGCCTTCAATTTGCCTCAGCCAAGCCTTGGATTCAAGGCGTCGGTAAGGCTATCATGAAAAGGGCAGGCTATAGTTTAAATCGTTGAACCAACTCTCACAATCCTGCTTTTTCAGATTTGCCTTTGCCTCGCGAAGTTGATCCCGAGAGTCCGATCGTGGCTCATCCAGATGATTGTCACGTGTTTTACATGTTTAACTATCCTATGACATGCGGCGAGGAGTTGGTTTTCAACCCCGATACCTTGGCTTGTGAGCCCGCCGAGAATGTGAGCTCCCGACCCGAGTGTGCTTCTtaaatgtatgaaatatgCGGGGCAATAAATATCACGTGCAGTTAAGGatttcatatttattgatGGATTGATCTGCCGGTTTAAATCGTAGCGTGTTGTAAATGGACATTGTATGTACACAACGTACTTCATGATATTCTGGAGGGACAGAAACGACGTTCTATGGATAATCATCATTTCTATCTCTTCGACTATTGTTATCATCATTATAGTTATggtgattattatttttgtcgtttttaaaggtctttgggctcaaattggAAATCAGATCTAGCGTCAATAGGAATGGTATGGTTGGTTACATTTTGATTAAGTACTACCTGGTTATATGTTTTCAAATCCGTTTCATTATCGAGTCCTTGTTAGAAGGTGACATGCCATCAGCATGACTTGCCCACTTGCATACATTGTAATCTCATTTTAGTTGACCTTAATTATTGGAAGACGCGTCATCGTCAATAACATTTGATTGAATCCGTTTGTACATACACCTTTCTATGAACCTTATACAGACATACGGGATTGTTAGTTGGATAATGGAACGGGTTGCTATCCAGTTATTCCTTCAATTCCCCAAAGCATAATATTTAGCAGAGCATGGGGGTATGGCATAAAAAAACTATGCACGTTAAAGAGAGGGGCAAATTTAACAAATCCTTAACAGACAAGTAAGAAGGAAAGGGAGGGGACAGGGGGGGAATAACACTGAGAGATTCTTCACAGATTGAGCTTGGCCATTTTTGCATCAGGGGAACCAAAGTTCTTTCGAATCTCCGAGTCTTGACAAGGAAAGCaccaaatgataaaaaactAATTCAAGGCATGGAACACAAACTAAGAGCAATGCTGAAATCTGGACGAGCCCATCAGCGAGctgaggacgaggaggactGGAAGTTGTTGTAAGAGCTTTTGCCACGACTCCCACGGCCTCCACGTGGATATCGCTTGGGAGTATTCCGAATCTCGGACGCCATCTCGATATCCTCGAGTCGTTGGGTGAGAACCAACTTCTGCTGGATGGCCATCCTTAGCAATTGATTCAgcgtcttcttctcctcttcagAGGCATTGGTTTGCCGTTGGAGTTCGTCGACTTGAGTGGCGTATTCCTCGCACCGAGCCGCAAACATGGCTCTTAAACTGGAGAACGTGGCCGCATCTTCTTTCAGAAGTCGGAGCTCGTTCCGCAGCTTGGTCATCGTGTTGCTGACCACGAGTTTCTCGTTGTCGTACTTGGATTTAAGATTGGCTAAGGCCACTTCGGCCGTCTGTTTATTGGCCTTAAGGACCGTGCGCAGAGTAGCGATTTGCTCTC contains the following coding sequences:
- the LOC131888755 gene encoding axoneme-associated protein mst101(2)-like translates to MRIKVLIVLFLVQACWAAPEFQSDSDLAHGEHNHHHHHEENHTSDKTDQDPNSVSSQKKELLGQDAKNCRLVKESKPIGKLCFNEPECREVCVDSTKQVCRPHSEEKCTIRNVKRCNTIQEERCVQKAVDKVENVCTDTVEQQCATKYNQECTTTQEEQCRTEYEQVQDQECQTVNRKKCTVVNDRQCQQVFRKHCTTVFDTQQKQQCQQVPERKCRTVTNTVVDTVVETVVNQVCQESFEDVCDTVVITTTKKVPDQECVVVDENKCSTVWETKFDTQCQTTQEQRCQTRLETVYSTVNEKQCNDVYEDVCNTVNTQQCKKVKETVCDNGGSQGSSGGGSGLAQFNADSVAASYNVLDEEYGVPTAPLCQQVEKEQCVNVPSTQCNKVKRTQCNDVPRRVPHQVPREVCETVPKVDCRKVAKRIPNQVCKTVPSQRCRQVTRDVPVNVPQRQCHKVPKKDCRNVPQKVPKQVPRQVQSQECKNVLKNVCNSVPIKVPRQECQDVPEQSCRDVPRQECTEVPEQACRTINRSVPKQVCETVPRKNCRQVPQEVCRDVPKRECRPVSQKVEQNICETVPKEVCTDVPKEECRTVTQNKCQDMPVKKCSQQCDDVYWCKVCNQK